A genome region from Nocardiopsis exhalans includes the following:
- a CDS encoding sensor histidine kinase yields MEPRRRSRRDVVVDVLLTLFAVVYGLISFTGYSLDLHPPDRVPTWVLWLDLACLPPACAALWWRRSHPLAVAAGVVLVATFSVAVVGALIVALISLAVHRPFVQAAAMALLTIVLSLPWLLLVPPTVFDAIVTGLVIVLMIGVCVAWGAAIRSRRRLVERLREDVRRERELREERLAAARVEERRRIAREMHDVVAHRMSLLSVHAGALAYRTERAEAGQAEPLKAAEVGAAVRVIRDNAHRVLDELSDILTVLRSGDLTGEEPEEAVPQPRLADVPRLVAEAVAAGEKVSYTSDLPEGTAPREQVQRTAYRVVQEGLTNTRKHAPGAKVAVTVSGAPGRGLVVAVSNVLPVGKAGQEIPGAGAGLAGLAERVELDGGRLRHGPARGRFGLTAVLPWPGEQATGAAGDDRRKVS; encoded by the coding sequence ATGGAGCCGAGGCGCCGCAGTCGCCGCGACGTCGTCGTCGACGTCCTCCTGACGTTGTTCGCGGTGGTCTACGGGCTGATCTCCTTCACCGGATACTCCCTGGACCTGCACCCGCCCGACCGGGTTCCGACCTGGGTCCTGTGGCTTGACCTGGCCTGTCTCCCACCGGCCTGCGCTGCCCTGTGGTGGCGCCGCAGCCACCCGCTGGCGGTGGCCGCGGGGGTCGTCCTGGTCGCCACCTTCTCCGTCGCAGTGGTCGGCGCGCTGATCGTCGCCCTGATCTCGCTGGCCGTCCACCGGCCCTTCGTCCAGGCCGCCGCCATGGCTCTGCTGACCATCGTGCTGTCACTGCCCTGGCTGCTGCTCGTCCCGCCCACCGTCTTCGACGCGATCGTGACGGGGCTGGTGATCGTCCTGATGATCGGTGTCTGTGTCGCCTGGGGCGCCGCCATCCGCTCCCGGCGGCGCCTGGTCGAGCGCCTGCGGGAGGACGTGCGGCGCGAACGCGAACTCCGAGAGGAGCGGCTGGCCGCCGCGCGAGTGGAGGAGCGCCGCCGGATCGCCCGCGAGATGCACGACGTCGTCGCCCACCGGATGTCCCTGTTGTCCGTGCACGCCGGGGCGCTGGCCTACCGCACCGAGCGGGCCGAGGCCGGGCAGGCCGAACCGTTGAAGGCCGCCGAGGTGGGCGCGGCGGTCCGAGTGATCCGTGACAACGCCCACCGGGTGCTGGACGAGCTCAGCGACATCCTCACCGTGCTGCGCTCGGGGGACCTCACCGGGGAGGAGCCAGAGGAGGCCGTGCCCCAGCCCCGGCTGGCCGACGTGCCCCGGCTGGTGGCGGAGGCGGTCGCGGCGGGGGAGAAGGTGTCCTACACCTCGGACCTGCCCGAGGGGACCGCCCCTCGTGAGCAGGTGCAGCGCACCGCCTACCGGGTGGTGCAGGAAGGGCTGACCAACACCCGTAAACACGCTCCGGGGGCGAAGGTAGCGGTGACGGTGTCCGGGGCTCCGGGGCGCGGCCTGGTGGTGGCGGTGAGCAACGTGCTCCCGGTCGGGAAGGCCGGCCAGGAGATCCCCGGAGCTGGGGCCGGTCTTGCGGGGTTGGCCGAACGTGTGGAGCTCGACGGGGGCCGGTTGCGGCACGGTCCCGCGCGTGGCCGGTTCGGGCTGACCGCCGTGCTTCCCTGGCCTGGGGAACAGGCTACGGGGGCCGCCGGGGACGATCGTCGGAAGGTGTCATAG
- a CDS encoding ABC transporter ATP-binding protein: MTSPDLPAAAEPALELDGLTKTFNETRAADGVSLAVPRGAMLGLVGPNGAGKTTSLSMAVGLLRPDSGTARVLGVDVWRDPVEAKKRLGVLPDGLSLPERLTGGELLDYWGRLRGLGRDVTRSRAEELLKVLELDGAERDGVLVAEYSTGMRKKIGLATALLHAPEVLVLDEPYEAVDPVSARVLTAILRRFTDGGGTVIISSHVMALVEQLTDRVAIIAEGRVLADGSLDQVRGVDATLEDTFVRLVGAREVSEEDLTWLNS, from the coding sequence ATGACTAGCCCCGACCTACCCGCAGCAGCCGAACCAGCGCTTGAGCTGGACGGACTCACCAAGACGTTCAACGAGACCCGCGCCGCGGACGGCGTGAGCCTGGCCGTGCCGCGCGGCGCCATGCTGGGTCTCGTCGGCCCCAACGGTGCGGGCAAGACCACCTCCCTGTCGATGGCGGTGGGGCTGCTGCGCCCCGATTCCGGGACCGCCCGGGTCCTCGGCGTGGACGTGTGGCGGGATCCGGTCGAGGCCAAGAAGCGGCTCGGGGTGCTGCCGGACGGTCTGTCCCTGCCCGAGCGGCTGACCGGTGGCGAACTGCTCGACTACTGGGGGCGGCTGCGCGGTCTGGGCCGCGATGTCACCCGCAGCCGTGCCGAGGAGCTGCTCAAGGTCCTCGAGCTGGACGGGGCCGAACGCGACGGTGTGCTGGTCGCCGAGTACTCCACCGGTATGCGCAAGAAGATCGGTCTGGCCACAGCGCTGCTGCACGCGCCGGAGGTGTTGGTCCTGGACGAGCCCTACGAGGCCGTGGACCCGGTGTCGGCCCGGGTGCTCACCGCGATCCTGCGCCGGTTCACCGACGGCGGCGGCACCGTGATCATCTCCAGTCACGTGATGGCCCTGGTGGAGCAGCTCACCGACCGGGTCGCGATCATCGCCGAGGGCCGTGTGCTGGCCGACGGTTCACTCGACCAGGTGCGCGGTGTGGACGCCACCCTGGAGGACACCTTCGTCCGGCTGGTCGGGGCGCGCGAGGTCAGTGAGGAGGACCTGACGTGGTTGAACTCCTGA